From Arachis hypogaea cultivar Tifrunner chromosome 3, arahy.Tifrunner.gnm2.J5K5, whole genome shotgun sequence:
AATTGATCTTAACATTTAGGATTCATAACAATAAAATTGCATATAGCAAAGTCTAGATTGACATGCAAGAAACAGCAATAAGTTCACTTACCAATTCGAGCAAGACGATTTATCTATCAAGGGATGGAGCTTCTGCACTTTGATTTATCCATCAAACACCTCCCATCATTTTGGTGAGACAATCGCCACTCTCACCAACGGAGATGTTGAGGACAAGCTTCTGCATGcatgaaagcatgcatgcattgaCGTAAACAATGTGCCAATGAATGAATGAAGCAAGCAAGCATGTAGCCATTAATGAAACAgggagtggcgtttaacgccaataataagccaaagtggcgtttaacgccaaaacgaCAAGGGCGTGTGGTTTTACACGCCTTCCATCCTCTTTCTTGAAGCAAATAAtatcggcgtttaacgccaattgtTAGGGTGTTACACGCCAGAATGCACCTTTTAGGACATGATTTTATTTGTGGCGTTCTACaccttggtgcggaatttacaatCCACAAACTAATCgataagtgcactgggtcgcactactagaaaattagttattacagatAGATATTTTCGACgaattttatcccacggaaatacaggTGGAATTTTAGAagaattttttgtcggaaaataaaaaaatgaatgagcataaattacagacgtaAAAGAAAATTTGTCGATAATTctgtcgaaaaaattaatttttttcttaaaaaataaaattaaataaataaaaaattgcattttattaaattattacagaaggaaaatccgtctgtaatttaaaaattttcattagAAAATATATTGAAATTAGGGTTATCACTCATAGCTTCTCCATTCAATCACGATCCTTCTACTTCTCCACACTTATCTCCTCCAAATACTCCGTTAGCGGCGCATCTAGTCTTGCACCGCCGTCGCACCGAACCTCCATTGTACTGAACTTCTGTCGCACCAAAGCTCCATTGTTCAGGGACCAGTGCGCACACCTCCTCATCCCTCTCAACAAGTGCCGCCAGGCCGAGCTCTACCTTCCATGGAAGTGCGAGAACGAGCGTCACTCCTACGAGAAGTGCCAGTACGAGCTCCTCATGGAGCGCATGCTTCAGATGCAGAAGATCAAGTAACGAGCCTCCCTTAATCACTCCCAATCCAAGGGCGCCACCTTTCCCGTCATCCCTAAAATCGTCAATGCCTGATTCATTCCAGGTTTCTGCTTCTCCCTGATCTAGGGTTTTCGGATTCATTCCTCATTCCTGATTgattaattgctctctttatcaATATTCTCGTGTTTGGAATTATTAGGTTTATGGGATTGTTCACGCGTTTACTTGATTAGGATTAGAGAATGTTAGTTTGCGTAGGTGTCTCTTTGTTGATTAAATTGGGTTTGCTGTTACCATAGGACCATAATTTTTGCTGTTACACTGTAATTTAGTGTATAATTTGCTTTAAAAGATCTCAAGTTTGTTTTTCTGAATCTTTCATTCAAATCTTCATGAATAAGTAACAAAGCTTCAACTTCGATGAACAAGAGAGATTGAATCTGGTTTGGTCATGACTGAGGATATAAACTGTGCATAGTCCTCATTAAGACCTTCTGTAATGGCATTGATATGATCCTCCAAAGCAAGAGTGTATCCAATTGAGACAAGAGAAATAACCAGGTTTCTTTAGGTACTCTATTACAGTAATGCCTCacagctttatattcttcaactgtGTTTTTAGTATCTAAATATTGATCTtggaaattatagaaaaataatcTTGAAGAGTAACCGTGTCATTAATTAATGATCTTTCAATTTTCATTCTCTGTATGCTTTTGATTTTGTTCCTTGAATCCTTGCAGCTTCTGATTCAAATTGTTCAGAGTGTGGAAGAAGATGATCTCCCAAATCATTTCCATTGATAACGTGTAAGGCAAGTTGTTGCCATGTTTTAAAAGAGTTTTCATCCAATTTATCTAACATTGGTGTTGTAAAACTAGAATTGGTTATAGTGTTTGATTGATGAGGAATAAGAGCACTAGCCATGGATTCTCAACTTGAAGCTTTGACACTATGAAGAGATTCTAGTACGAGATGCGTAAATTGAAGAGGGACGAGATTTGTGAATTGAAACTAAACTGAATTCATATATGAGATTATTATAGTGTTGTAGTGATGTCAGCTTAGCTTTCTTACTATATATAAAAATGCGTATATGTTAATCTGTTACGAACTACTAGCTACAGCGGTAACGAATTCTTCTTGATTTTGATCTTGAATTCTTAATCcctttctttatttaattatttatatactttctctcctgcttgtttaaatttttttgtaatatagTTTCTGCATTATTGAagatatgttatcttcttttacatttatttttttgtattacttTTGCTATCAGACATTGAGACATTTGGCTCAAAACAGAGAGGCCGCAAGAAAAATCCGTCTAAGGAAAAAGTTGTGTCCTATTATTATAAGGTtgcacaaattcaaaaatagttGTTAAGAGATAAGATTAAAGCATATTACAAGTATAACATTAAAGAAATTTGTATATCTACCTTCTGTTTACTAAGTTGGCCAAGTATTCAATTTTGTGTAGGTCAGGCTCAAGAGGTACATGGAAATGAGGGGTGCTGATGGGGGAACTTCAGACATGCTGTGTGCTCTGCCAGCATTTTGGGTAATTGATCTAATCCCCTGCATGTTTTTCCTTCACATTGTGAACTTAAAAGTAAAAGTATATGCATTACTTTTATTGATAGTCTGCAGGCAAGAATAAGCAATCCCATATCATTGTTGTCATCTTTCCTATGTCAGGTAGGTCTGCTACATGACGAGGTTTCCCTACATAATGCTCTAGATATGATTGTTCATTGTACCCCCGAGGAGAGACATAATTTAGGGAACATGATAATGACTAGTGAATCAAAGCCAAACATTTATGCGGGAAGAATTAAATTCCAGTGAATATAGTGTGGTTGTTGGTCTAGGCCCCCTTCTGTGGATTAAAATTGTGTGATTTGTACGTCTAGGTTCCTATGACTGGTTTAAGGACTCCATTTCAAGGTAGATTGGTGAGTTTTCTTGGAGTTTATGATTACTCTGAAGACTTAAAATAGATCTCATGTTTTTTTGTGCTTTACAACTATCTTATTAGGTATATTATGCCTACTAAATAAAGCTTAGAACttatggtattttttttcttagtaATCTAATTGTGTTTTAAATGGTGCTTATTCTGGTCAATGGTCATGTGCAAATTGCAAAATAAGGATAGGATGTCTTAGTAAGGATCTGACAAACAGAGCCAACAGTAATGATGATCAATCTAGTTAAGGGGTGCTTTATGTCATTCTCTATGCCATTTGTCTTGGTAATAtaagtcaagatgaacactaaatAAATATTGATTCTTCGGTTGTATGTTTTGTCGATTCTTATTCTTTCCATATAGGGAATATGATAAAATTGGGGTTCAATAATTAATGTTGCTTCTTATACATGTTAGGCTGCTCGTGCATTGGCTAATTTAGCTGCTCATGGAGATAGCAATAGTAACAATGCTGTTGTTGGACAAGAAGCAGGTGCTCTTGAGGCACTTGTTCAACTTACAtgatctcctctctctctctctctctctctctctctctctctctctctctctctctctctctctctctctctctctcatgtaATTATCAGGTTAGGCTGCGTATATTACACCCTGGGTGCGCTCCTTCTCCCAGACCCTGCGTTATCTCAGGATGCATGTGCACCAGGGTGCTCTTTTTTTTAATGTGTAAAGAGTTTGCGAAAAAAAAGCTAAATCCATTCCTCTCTTAATAAGAAGTTTTTTCCGTGTCTATATTATTACAGGCAAGAAGCTGCT
This genomic window contains:
- the LOC112790704 gene encoding uncharacterized protein isoform X1, with amino-acid sequence MISQIISIDNVLKRYMEMRGADGGTSDMLCALPAFWAARALANLAAHGDSNSNNAVVGQEAGKKLLVPFGTCHLMIETGKPS
- the LOC112790704 gene encoding uncharacterized protein isoform X2, translating into MGELQTCCVLCQHFGLQARISNPISLLSSFLCQAARALANLAAHGDSNSNNAVVGQEAGKKLLVPFGTCHLMIETGKPS